The Methanobrevibacter gottschalkii DSM 11977 genome includes a region encoding these proteins:
- the hmgA gene encoding hydroxymethylglutaryl-CoA reductase (NADPH) — protein MSNQEIIDKLLNGEMKLYQVDREVSAKEATDIRREFLEQKYSIKLDNISNYTLDMERASARNIENSIGVLQLPMGIAGPLKINGECCSREVFVPLATSEGALVASINRGASTITASGGANVRITSDIMTRAPVIKCEGVGDALKIKQWFIDNFDELKSIAESTTSHGKLIKIDPILIVGSYVYPRFVFSTGDSMGMNMVTIASEKILDKLAQDTSAVHVALSGNVCVDKKPAAINIVEGRGKSVIADILVPKDIVLKKLKTTAEAIVEVNMAKNLIGSAAAGSMGFNAHYANMVAAIFLATGQDPAHVAEGSLGITTAEDRDGDLYFSVNLPDLPVATVGGGTSLEVAHEGLEILGVAGSDKAREFAEIVACTVLAGELSLVGALAAGHLARAHQELGRG, from the coding sequence ATGTCAAATCAGGAAATTATTGATAAATTATTAAATGGTGAAATGAAACTTTATCAGGTGGATAGGGAAGTTTCAGCAAAAGAGGCAACAGATATTAGAAGAGAATTTTTAGAACAAAAATATTCTATTAAATTAGATAATATCTCAAATTATACTCTTGATATGGAAAGAGCATCTGCTCGTAATATTGAAAATTCCATTGGAGTATTACAACTTCCAATGGGTATAGCAGGACCATTAAAAATCAATGGTGAATGCTGCAGTCGTGAAGTATTTGTACCCCTCGCTACATCTGAAGGAGCACTTGTAGCTTCTATTAATAGGGGTGCATCAACTATTACTGCGTCTGGTGGTGCAAATGTAAGAATAACCTCAGATATTATGACTCGTGCACCAGTAATTAAGTGTGAAGGTGTGGGTGATGCATTAAAAATTAAACAATGGTTTATTGATAATTTTGATGAATTAAAATCTATTGCGGAAAGCACAACTTCTCATGGTAAATTAATCAAAATTGATCCTATTTTAATAGTTGGAAGTTATGTTTATCCAAGATTTGTTTTTTCAACTGGGGACAGTATGGGAATGAATATGGTAACAATAGCTTCTGAAAAAATTTTAGATAAACTGGCACAAGATACTAGTGCAGTTCATGTGGCATTAAGTGGTAATGTTTGTGTTGATAAGAAACCTGCTGCGATAAACATTGTTGAAGGAAGAGGAAAAAGTGTTATAGCAGATATATTGGTGCCAAAAGATATAGTGTTAAAAAAGCTTAAAACAACTGCTGAAGCAATTGTTGAAGTGAACATGGCTAAAAATTTAATTGGTTCGGCAGCAGCTGGAAGTATGGGATTTAATGCACATTATGCAAACATGGTTGCAGCAATATTTTTGGCAACTGGTCAGGATCCTGCTCATGTTGCTGAAGGTTCATTAGGTATTACAACAGCAGAAGATAGGGATGGAGATTTATATTTTTCTGTTAATCTGCCGGATTTGCCAGTAGCTACTGTTGGTGGAGGAACAAGTCTTGAAGTTGCTCATGAGGGATTGGAGATTCTTGGTGTTGCAGGTTCTGATAAAGCACGTGAATTTGCAGAGATTGTTGCATGTACTGTACTTGCAGGTGAATTATCTCTTGTTGGAGCATTAGCTGCAGGACACCTTGCAAGAGCTCATCAGGAACTTGGAAGAGGATAA
- a CDS encoding DUF116 domain-containing protein: MIFDSFYTFLGQLVVFLAILIIILFIVILVLGVLIARKNEIKFPRFILFVVDSLYFPFKSIANFLKLDEYLIDDISIKVRDELNKEKFRSIPSEKTLIFLPHCLRHKNCPATLQKEGLNCTECGLCSIGVVKKKAEPMGYKMYIVPGSSFVKKIVKENKFKAVLGVACHEDLNQMMMLLSDFCPQGVLLEKTGCFETKVNIKKIFEKLDSKY; this comes from the coding sequence ATGATTTTTGATTCATTCTATACATTCTTAGGACAGCTTGTAGTTTTTTTAGCAATCCTCATTATAATATTATTCATTGTCATATTAGTTTTAGGAGTTTTAATAGCTAGGAAAAATGAAATTAAATTTCCAAGATTTATTTTATTTGTTGTTGATTCCCTATACTTCCCGTTCAAATCAATAGCAAACTTTTTAAAACTTGATGAATACTTGATTGATGATATCTCAATTAAAGTAAGAGATGAATTGAACAAAGAAAAATTTAGATCAATACCCTCTGAAAAAACATTAATATTCCTACCCCACTGTTTAAGACATAAAAATTGTCCTGCAACACTCCAAAAAGAAGGATTAAACTGTACTGAATGCGGATTATGTTCAATTGGTGTCGTTAAGAAAAAAGCCGAACCAATGGGATATAAAATGTATATTGTTCCAGGATCCAGTTTTGTTAAAAAAATAGTTAAAGAAAACAAGTTCAAAGCCGTGCTTGGAGTGGCTTGTCATGAAGATTTGAACCAGATGATGATGTTATTATCTGATTTTTGCCCTCAAGGAGTTTTGCTTGAAAAAACAGGTTGTTTTGAAACAAAAGTAAATATTAAGAAAATATTCGAAAAATTAGACTCAAAATACTAA
- a CDS encoding tetratricopeptide repeat protein, whose protein sequence is MYEKIINNIKLNLGENKDLNRKYLASQIENYKDHPYNLEITKEISRMMWDCLSDEEKREFIEISENETPVIDILEEIYPMIEMGKYDNALDKLNGFMKTFQPMFEDDAVNEYHFFTNQLEEEIFNKYIGAKKEMRYIPNNHPLLDLYYVYGFLLLEKHELKEAEFYLKKALKINPVSSRILLELSDIYKTKAPNFNKFYMYTIQALEYAYYPQDLARCYRNLGQFYMEEMNFEMAAALYNYSMKYELNPIVYSKLQYIKSKGTNIELELEECLNTLKDKKIQIDVNPFILKTLEELSDKYDEKQALHQALYFYELQYDLNHEQDILEKINNIKRVMNH, encoded by the coding sequence ATGTACGAAAAAATAATAAACAATATTAAATTAAATTTAGGTGAAAATAAAGATTTAAATCGGAAATATCTGGCATCACAAATAGAAAACTATAAAGATCATCCATATAACCTGGAAATTACAAAAGAGATTTCACGCATGATGTGGGATTGTTTAAGTGATGAGGAAAAAAGAGAATTTATAGAAATTTCAGAAAATGAAACTCCGGTAATTGATATTTTAGAAGAGATTTACCCAATGATTGAAATGGGAAAGTATGATAATGCACTAGACAAGCTTAATGGATTTATGAAAACTTTCCAACCAATGTTTGAAGATGATGCAGTAAATGAATACCACTTCTTCACCAATCAATTGGAAGAAGAAATATTCAATAAATATATTGGTGCTAAAAAAGAAATGAGATACATACCAAATAACCATCCTCTACTTGATTTGTATTATGTATATGGATTCCTCCTTTTAGAAAAACATGAACTAAAAGAAGCAGAATTTTATCTAAAAAAGGCACTGAAAATTAACCCAGTTTCTTCAAGGATACTGTTAGAGTTATCTGATATTTATAAGACTAAAGCACCTAATTTTAATAAATTTTACATGTACACAATACAAGCACTTGAATATGCATATTACCCGCAGGATCTTGCAAGATGCTATAGGAACTTAGGTCAGTTTTATATGGAAGAAATGAATTTCGAGATGGCCGCCGCATTATATAATTATAGTATGAAATACGAATTAAATCCGATTGTATACAGCAAACTTCAGTATATAAAATCAAAAGGAACCAATATTGAATTGGAGTTAGAAGAATGTTTAAACACTTTAAAAGATAAAAAAATTCAGATTGATGTGAATCCATTTATTTTAAAAACATTAGAAGAGTTATCAGATAAATATGATGAAAAACAAGCATTACATCAAGCATTATATTTTTATGAATTACAATATGACCTGAATCATGAACAAGATATACTTGAAAAAATTAATAATATTAAAAGAGTAATGAATCATTAA
- the thsA gene encoding thermosome subunit alpha, with product MANQPIFILPEGTERYSKRDALRMNITAAKVLAGIVRTTLGPKGMDKMLVNSLGDVTVTNDGATIMSEMDIAQPAARMLVETAKKQEEIVGDGTTSVVVIAGELLSKAEELLDDGIATSVVVKGFRNATEKAVELLQGIAIDADDKETLKKVAVTAMSGKGSDYAKEHLADLVVEAALRIEEDGKSDIENINIQRVSGDSVEDSFLAEGIVIDKAPLSKAMPKDIKNAKIAIMKYPIELKDINTDAKIDITSPDQFEMFLKNEEQMIRDLVDKVVDSGANVLFCQKGIDDMAEHYLKKAGIMTFKRVKKSDMERIAKATGAKLVTDIEDLSEDKLGSAGHVYLDKLFDHELTFIEECENPKASSIVLRGSTRYVTEQISRAIDDALGVVAATIEEGKVLIGGGACEIDLVKQLRDYGETVNGREQLAILKYAEALEVIPRTLVENAGLDTINLIADLKAAHEESNLIGINVFTGEVVDMKEAGVIEPLRVKIQALQSAGAASEMILRIDDMIAARNALNSTGPDESGNDASGMPPMPGMGGGMPPMM from the coding sequence ATGGCAAATCAACCAATTTTCATCCTTCCTGAAGGGACTGAAAGATATTCCAAAAGAGATGCTCTAAGAATGAATATCACTGCCGCTAAAGTTTTAGCAGGTATTGTAAGAACTACTTTAGGTCCTAAAGGTATGGATAAAATGTTAGTTAATTCATTAGGTGATGTAACTGTAACTAATGATGGTGCAACTATTATGAGTGAAATGGATATTGCACAACCTGCAGCTAGAATGCTTGTGGAAACAGCTAAAAAACAAGAAGAAATTGTTGGTGATGGTACTACATCTGTTGTTGTAATTGCTGGTGAATTATTATCTAAAGCTGAAGAATTATTAGATGATGGAATTGCAACTTCTGTTGTTGTAAAAGGATTTAGAAATGCAACAGAAAAAGCCGTGGAACTTTTACAAGGTATTGCTATTGATGCTGATGATAAAGAAACTCTTAAAAAAGTGGCAGTTACTGCAATGAGTGGTAAAGGATCTGATTATGCTAAAGAACATTTAGCTGATCTTGTTGTTGAAGCTGCTTTAAGAATTGAAGAAGATGGAAAATCTGATATTGAGAATATTAATATTCAAAGAGTCTCCGGAGATTCAGTTGAAGATTCTTTCTTGGCTGAAGGTATTGTAATTGATAAAGCACCCCTTTCTAAAGCTATGCCTAAAGATATTAAAAATGCAAAAATTGCTATCATGAAATATCCTATTGAATTAAAAGATATTAACACTGATGCAAAAATTGATATTACTAGTCCTGATCAATTTGAAATGTTCTTAAAAAATGAAGAACAGATGATTAGGGATTTAGTGGATAAAGTTGTTGATTCTGGAGCTAATGTATTATTCTGTCAGAAAGGTATTGATGATATGGCGGAACATTACTTGAAAAAAGCAGGAATCATGACTTTCAAAAGAGTTAAAAAATCAGATATGGAAAGAATTGCAAAAGCTACTGGCGCTAAATTAGTAACTGATATTGAAGATTTGTCTGAAGATAAATTAGGTTCTGCAGGTCACGTATATCTCGATAAATTATTTGATCATGAATTGACATTCATTGAAGAATGCGAAAACCCAAAAGCGTCTTCTATTGTTCTTAGAGGCAGTACCCGTTATGTAACCGAACAGATTTCAAGAGCTATTGATGATGCGTTAGGTGTAGTTGCCGCTACTATCGAAGAAGGTAAAGTCCTCATTGGTGGAGGAGCATGTGAAATTGATTTGGTAAAACAATTAAGGGATTATGGTGAAACAGTAAATGGAAGAGAACAATTAGCTATTTTAAAATATGCTGAAGCATTAGAAGTTATTCCTAGAACCTTAGTTGAAAATGCAGGTTTGGATACTATTAACTTGATTGCTGATTTAAAAGCTGCTCACGAGGAGTCTAATTTAATTGGTATTAATGTATTCACTGGTGAAGTTGTAGACATGAAAGAAGCTGGTGTTATTGAACCGTTAAGAGTGAAGATCCAGGCTTTACAGTCAGCTGGCGCTGCTAGTGAAATGATTTTACGTATTGATGATATGATTGCAGCAAGAAACGCACTTAACTCTACTGGACCTGACGAGTCTGGCAATGATGCTAGCGGTATGCCTCCTATGCCTGGCATGGGTGGAGGAATGCCCCCAATGATGTAA
- a CDS encoding pseudomurein-binding repeat-containing protein has protein sequence MNKQLLLTFLFVLAVILSVSAISASDVNVTDSYTTSVADGASNVSVPIENSDDSSVLSLSSESDVGNVSSKNSESVKSNTLSTNSDTNSLSNRGNDVLEVNNTASPTINASETIASKDITKYYKGSTGYTAKFLDMHGNPLNGSDVKITVNGVTYTKKTNSVGVASLAINLKPGTYKIVSENLITGYKLTNTIKVLSTINANDVTKVYTDGKKFYATFLKSNGKALANAYIKFKINGKTYSKKTNSKGVASLSMTNLKKGTYKMVSYNKDGLTKTNTVKVVSKTSSKLNTNAYTFLKSDSKNIKVTLLNGLGYAPGSGKIIKFTVNGKTYSAKTNSKGVASLKLPYLKAGTYTVKYKFSGNTFYTASSASNKLYILPSKTATFTVKSTTTFGKGANTPFKVALTSGSVPLVKKTITLTVNGKSYDKTTDSNGIVSIPIDLQNGKYTVTYKFNGDSKVNAKTGSSSIIVKERTSTKVTWKSGTSFYQGAQSYKVLLQDSNGKALASKVVKLTVNGKTYSATTSSNGYATFNVNLAPGNYSISLKYPGDNSYAPSNGNVKVSVEKKENTGYGYWVYGEDMSNVDLKSLASKGTSDLFLNFKAIELHGQSKVESWIASANKLGMRVHIWMQIFYEGGKWVNPVKNGKPYEAFFEKKITEAQGYAKIKGVAGIHFDYLRYSGNGESAAHKTPGGAAAISQFVEDATEAIHNIDSNIIVSAALMPETTSILKYYGQDYSVISKYLDVVIPMIYKGNYGKTSAWITTTTKWFVDNSNGAQVWAGLQGYKSDSNVTKLSASTIKTDAQAALDGKAPGVIIFRWGVTNFVDFSSLSDKSTSPSTTGSVTIADIIAAANNLKNVINSKNTIPATVSVGGSSYSTAQFLYMMTEAVKKINGGKTSSQILPISVGVPTNPSGSFKSGNIASSEYVNMAISINSFIMENGRAPNFASSSSLGTIDYDSLVEMFADILTDYKDNNKLPTSVKVDNGTKSEVITAKTISIKDIVTGATNLKKYYNDYKKLPSTVTAGKITFKLSEFVYLMSKAINQIGKSNTKAITIITGIGNPTNPSGDNINSKYLSKSEYLKVALNVTNYINKNKVAPNYVSSSLGKIIYSEYVDAFSRILAFYGNENRLPNTVTISYSSGSGSNSGTGATGTGLNEALKNGTELSQYLKATKNCQVDNSKIKDIVNKVTKGLTSVKDKATAIYNYVRDNLDYSFYYNTKYGAVGALNAKKGNCVDHSHLLVAMFRTADIHARYVHGKCTFSSGSTYGHVWVQVLVDKKWTVADATSSRNSLGKVANWNTNKFSFNNYYSELGF, from the coding sequence TTGAACAAACAATTATTACTCACTTTTCTTTTTGTACTTGCAGTGATATTATCTGTTAGTGCAATTTCAGCTAGTGATGTAAATGTTACAGATTCTTACACAACAAGTGTAGCGGATGGCGCATCAAATGTCTCAGTTCCTATTGAAAATTCTGATGATTCATCAGTACTTTCTCTATCAAGCGAATCAGATGTTGGCAATGTATCATCTAAGAATTCTGAATCTGTAAAATCAAATACTTTATCAACTAACTCGGATACTAACTCTTTAAGTAATAGGGGAAATGATGTTTTAGAAGTGAATAATACCGCTTCTCCAACTATTAATGCATCTGAAACTATTGCTTCAAAAGATATTACTAAGTATTATAAAGGAAGCACAGGTTATACTGCTAAATTTTTAGATATGCATGGTAATCCATTAAACGGGTCAGATGTTAAAATTACTGTTAATGGTGTTACTTATACTAAAAAAACTAATAGTGTAGGTGTTGCTTCTTTAGCGATTAATCTTAAACCCGGAACTTACAAAATAGTTTCAGAAAATCTCATTACAGGTTATAAATTAACCAATACTATTAAAGTATTGTCAACCATTAATGCAAATGACGTTACTAAAGTTTATACTGACGGAAAGAAGTTTTATGCAACCTTTTTGAAAAGTAATGGTAAAGCTTTAGCTAATGCATATATCAAGTTTAAGATTAATGGAAAAACATACTCTAAGAAAACTAATAGCAAGGGTGTTGCTAGTCTATCAATGACTAACCTTAAAAAAGGTACTTATAAAATGGTCTCTTATAATAAGGATGGTCTAACTAAAACTAATACTGTTAAAGTTGTTTCTAAGACTAGTTCAAAGCTTAATACCAATGCCTATACTTTCCTTAAAAGCGATAGTAAAAATATTAAAGTTACTTTACTTAACGGTTTAGGATATGCACCAGGTTCAGGTAAAATAATCAAGTTCACCGTAAATGGTAAAACTTATTCTGCTAAAACCAACAGTAAAGGTGTAGCTTCACTTAAATTACCTTATTTAAAAGCAGGTACTTATACAGTAAAATACAAGTTTTCTGGAAATACATTTTATACTGCATCTAGTGCATCTAATAAATTATATATTCTTCCAAGTAAAACTGCTACTTTCACTGTGAAAAGCACAACAACTTTTGGTAAAGGTGCTAATACTCCTTTCAAGGTTGCTTTAACTTCAGGTAGTGTTCCTTTAGTAAAAAAAACTATTACTTTAACTGTAAATGGAAAGTCATATGATAAAACTACTGATAGTAATGGAATCGTTTCAATACCTATTGATTTACAAAATGGCAAATATACAGTAACCTATAAATTCAATGGTGATTCTAAAGTAAATGCTAAAACCGGATCTTCTTCAATTATAGTTAAGGAAAGAACTTCCACTAAAGTTACTTGGAAAAGTGGAACATCTTTCTATCAGGGTGCTCAGTCTTATAAAGTTTTATTGCAGGATTCTAATGGTAAAGCTTTAGCAAGTAAAGTTGTTAAATTAACTGTAAATGGTAAGACTTATTCAGCAACAACTTCATCAAATGGATATGCTACATTTAATGTAAATTTAGCTCCTGGAAATTACTCAATTTCACTAAAATATCCTGGAGATAATTCTTATGCTCCAAGCAATGGAAATGTAAAAGTCAGTGTTGAGAAAAAAGAAAATACAGGATATGGGTATTGGGTTTATGGTGAAGACATGAGCAATGTTGACCTTAAATCATTAGCTTCCAAAGGAACTAGCGATTTATTCTTAAACTTTAAAGCAATTGAGCTTCATGGTCAATCTAAAGTTGAATCATGGATTGCTAGCGCTAATAAGTTAGGAATGAGAGTTCATATTTGGATGCAAATATTCTATGAAGGTGGAAAATGGGTCAATCCTGTTAAAAATGGAAAACCATATGAGGCATTTTTTGAGAAAAAAATAACTGAAGCTCAAGGATATGCAAAAATCAAAGGTGTGGCAGGTATACACTTTGATTATTTAAGATATTCAGGTAATGGTGAAAGTGCTGCTCATAAAACTCCTGGTGGTGCTGCAGCAATAAGTCAATTCGTTGAGGATGCTACTGAAGCTATTCATAATATTGATTCTAATATTATCGTTTCAGCTGCATTGATGCCTGAAACTACCAGTATTTTAAAATACTATGGTCAGGATTACTCGGTAATTAGTAAATACTTAGATGTAGTTATTCCAATGATTTATAAAGGAAATTATGGTAAAACTTCAGCTTGGATTACTACAACTACAAAATGGTTTGTAGATAATTCTAATGGTGCTCAAGTATGGGCAGGCTTACAGGGATATAAATCTGATAGTAATGTTACTAAATTGTCTGCTTCCACAATCAAAACTGATGCACAGGCTGCATTAGATGGTAAAGCTCCAGGTGTAATTATATTTAGATGGGGTGTAACTAACTTTGTAGATTTCAGTTCATTATCTGACAAATCCACATCCCCAAGTACTACTGGATCCGTAACTATTGCAGATATAATTGCAGCAGCAAATAATTTGAAAAATGTTATTAATTCAAAGAATACAATCCCTGCAACAGTTAGCGTTGGTGGGTCAAGTTATTCAACTGCTCAGTTTTTATACATGATGACCGAAGCTGTTAAGAAGATTAATGGTGGTAAAACTTCATCACAAATATTGCCTATATCTGTTGGAGTTCCAACAAATCCATCTGGTTCATTTAAATCAGGTAATATCGCATCCAGCGAATATGTGAATATGGCAATCAGTATTAATAGTTTCATTATGGAAAATGGTAGAGCTCCGAATTTCGCTTCATCATCTTCATTAGGCACTATTGATTATGATTCTTTAGTTGAAATGTTTGCTGATATTTTAACAGACTATAAAGATAATAATAAATTGCCAACTTCTGTAAAAGTGGACAATGGTACAAAATCCGAAGTCATAACTGCCAAAACAATATCCATCAAGGATATCGTTACTGGTGCGACTAATTTGAAAAAATATTATAATGATTATAAGAAGTTGCCTTCCACTGTTACTGCAGGTAAAATTACATTCAAATTATCTGAATTTGTTTACTTGATGAGTAAAGCTATTAATCAAATCGGAAAATCTAATACAAAGGCAATTACTATAATCACTGGTATAGGTAATCCAACAAATCCTTCTGGAGATAATATTAATTCAAAATATTTATCAAAATCAGAGTATCTTAAAGTTGCATTAAATGTGACTAATTATATAAATAAAAATAAAGTAGCTCCTAATTATGTTTCATCCAGTCTTGGTAAAATTATCTACTCTGAATATGTCGATGCATTTTCACGTATCCTGGCATTTTATGGTAATGAAAATCGTTTACCAAATACAGTAACTATTAGTTATTCATCAGGATCCGGATCAAATTCTGGAACTGGTGCAACTGGAACTGGTTTAAATGAAGCACTTAAAAATGGTACTGAGTTGTCACAATATCTTAAAGCTACTAAAAATTGTCAGGTAGACAATTCTAAGATTAAAGATATTGTTAACAAAGTGACTAAAGGTTTAACATCTGTTAAAGATAAAGCTACTGCAATTTATAATTATGTAAGAGACAATTTGGATTATAGTTTCTATTACAATACTAAATATGGTGCTGTAGGTGCTTTAAATGCTAAAAAAGGAAATTGTGTCGATCATTCACACTTGTTAGTCGCCATGTTTAGAACTGCTGATATTCATGCCAGGTATGTTCACGGTAAATGTACATTTTCCAGTGGAAGTACTTATGGTCACGTATGGGTTCAGGTGTTAGTTGATAAGAAATGGACAGTTGCAGATGCAACAAGTTCAAGAAATTCTCTTGGAAAAGTAGCAAATTGGAATACTAATAAATTTTCATTTAATAATTATTATTCTGAACTTGGTTTCTAA
- a CDS encoding metal-dependent transcriptional regulator, whose translation MANGKISENIEEYLEVLYCNGSNGEQVSTTKLSDELGIAPGSVTQMLKKLEKLGYIDYTPYKGATLTHEGMKIARKITRKHRILEKFLLDVLKVKEENIHEQACEMEHALSDEAERALCNMLQHPDVSPDDNVIPACNFNFESCSQCFSQKDFDQIINREFNLLSISELTSDTEGTISFIRGNTDLLDSIADLNIKVGCQLNYAINDNKDEDSYLVFIDDEEFNIPKEMANNIFIRI comes from the coding sequence ATGGCTAACGGTAAAATTAGTGAAAATATTGAAGAATACCTTGAAGTTCTTTATTGCAATGGAAGTAATGGGGAACAGGTTTCTACCACTAAATTATCTGATGAATTAGGTATTGCACCTGGAAGCGTAACTCAAATGCTTAAAAAATTAGAAAAATTAGGATATATTGATTATACTCCATATAAAGGAGCTACTTTGACTCATGAAGGCATGAAAATAGCTAGAAAAATTACAAGAAAACATAGAATTTTAGAAAAATTCTTGTTGGATGTTTTAAAAGTTAAAGAAGAAAATATCCATGAACAGGCTTGTGAAATGGAACATGCTTTATCAGATGAAGCGGAAAGAGCTTTATGTAATATGTTACAACATCCTGATGTATCTCCTGATGATAATGTTATTCCTGCTTGTAATTTTAATTTTGAAAGTTGCAGTCAATGTTTTTCTCAGAAAGATTTTGATCAAATTATCAATAGGGAATTCAACTTATTGTCTATTTCAGAATTAACCTCTGATACTGAAGGAACTATTTCATTCATTCGTGGAAATACCGACCTTTTGGACAGTATTGCAGATTTGAACATTAAAGTTGGATGCCAGTTAAATTATGCAATTAATGATAATAAGGATGAAGATTCTTATTTGGTTTTCATTGATGATGAAGAGTTTAATATTCCTAAAGAAATGGCTAATAATATTTTTATTAGAATTTAA
- the endA gene encoding tRNA-intron lyase: MRGSLSNDIVSIKIEEGSKKPIALHEKSLFGKIEADSLNLSLIEACYLLEKGRLNIYEDDFECSVGYIIDLLKEQDLFGKYVVYRDLKDRGFVIKTGFKYGSEFRLYNRGRGPGQGHSDYLVKIIFENYEINALDFASYVRVSHGVNKKLLLAIVDDDFDITYYNIEWTRP, translated from the coding sequence ATGCGTGGTAGTTTATCAAATGATATTGTATCTATTAAGATTGAAGAGGGAAGCAAAAAACCAATAGCTTTACATGAAAAAAGTCTTTTTGGTAAAATTGAAGCTGATTCATTAAATCTTTCTTTAATTGAAGCTTGTTATTTGTTGGAAAAAGGTCGTTTAAATATTTATGAAGATGATTTCGAATGTAGTGTTGGTTACATCATTGATCTTTTAAAAGAACAAGATTTATTTGGAAAATATGTTGTTTACCGTGATTTAAAAGACCGTGGTTTTGTAATTAAAACTGGTTTTAAATATGGATCTGAATTTAGATTGTATAATCGTGGAAGAGGTCCGGGTCAGGGACATTCTGATTATTTAGTTAAGATTATTTTTGAAAATTATGAAATTAATGCTCTTGACTTTGCAAGCTATGTTAGAGTTTCACATGGAGTTAACAAAAAACTACTGTTGGCTATTGTGGATGATGATTTTGATATTACTTACTATAATATTGAATGGACTAGACCTTAA
- a CDS encoding tryptophan--tRNA ligase — protein MIDPWASFSLDYDKLVNQFGIGKFSDIINEIKNPQRLMKRGVIFGHREFSEINNLINQNKDFAVVTGMMPSGQMHIGHKMVVDQLKWYQEKGAMLSLPIADLESYAARGMSFEKGREIAVNEYLTNWIALGLDLEKDNVNVYLQSQNKALQDLAFMASSKTNFNQLKSIYGFTPSTNIAHIQAPLVQVADILLPQIEEFGGPKKVVVPVGIDQDPHIRLTRDIAQKLHEDLGLLTPASTYHRFLTGLTGDKMSSSKPSTAIYLNDDTKEAVKKVRSAKTGGRESLKEQQELGGEVDKCVIYEMLLYHFIDDDGELEKIRHECLSGTLRCGDCKVRTAELVEKFMDELKEKQVEAREIAKTLL, from the coding sequence TTGATAGATCCATGGGCATCATTTAGTTTAGATTATGATAAGTTAGTTAATCAATTCGGTATTGGTAAATTTTCAGATATTATAAATGAAATTAAAAATCCTCAAAGATTAATGAAAAGAGGAGTGATATTTGGACATAGGGAATTCAGTGAAATTAATAATTTAATCAATCAAAATAAAGATTTTGCTGTTGTAACTGGTATGATGCCAAGCGGTCAAATGCATATTGGTCATAAAATGGTTGTTGACCAATTAAAATGGTATCAGGAAAAAGGAGCAATGCTGTCTCTTCCTATTGCAGATTTGGAATCTTATGCGGCTCGCGGAATGAGTTTTGAAAAAGGTCGTGAAATTGCAGTAAATGAATATTTAACAAACTGGATAGCACTAGGGCTTGATTTGGAAAAAGATAATGTAAATGTATATTTGCAATCTCAAAATAAAGCACTTCAAGATTTGGCTTTCATGGCATCCAGTAAAACTAATTTCAATCAACTCAAGTCAATATATGGATTCACACCTTCTACAAATATTGCCCACATTCAAGCACCATTGGTTCAGGTTGCAGACATATTACTTCCACAAATTGAAGAGTTCGGAGGTCCGAAAAAGGTTGTAGTCCCGGTTGGAATAGACCAGGATCCTCATATTAGATTAACAAGGGATATTGCTCAAAAACTTCATGAAGATTTGGGGCTTTTAACTCCGGCATCTACATATCATAGGTTTTTGACAGGTTTGACTGGTGATAAAATGAGTAGTTCCAAACCATCTACAGCAATTTATCTTAATGATGATACAAAAGAGGCTGTTAAAAAAGTCAGATCTGCTAAAACTGGTGGTAGGGAAAGCTTAAAAGAGCAACAGGAATTAGGTGGAGAAGTTGATAAGTGTGTAATTTATGAAATGTTGTTATATCACTTTATTGATGATGATGGTGAACTTGAAAAAATTAGGCATGAATGTTTAAGCGGAACTCTCCGTTGTGGGGACTGTAAAGTTAGGACTGCTGAATTGGTGGAAAAATTCATGGATGAGTTAAAAGAAAAACAGGTTGAGGCTCGTGAAATAGCTAAAACTTTATTATAA